The genomic DNA ACAAGGTGACGCACGGTACGGACCGCGCCGCGAACGACGTCGGTGTCCTCGCGAACGACACTCTGACCAATTTTGCGCAGACCAAGCGTACGAAGGGTCTCCTTCATGTTCTGCTTGGCGCCAATTGTGGACTTGACCTGTGTGATCTTGAGATTCGCCATCACTCAGCCACCCCCGCTGCTGCCTTGTCAGCCTCAGCCTTTTCAGCCTTGGCACGCTTGTCGGCTTCACCCTCAGCGCGAGCGCGCAGCATCGAAGCCGGCGCAACGCGTTCGAGCGGAAGTCCACGGCGAGCCGCAACAGCCTCGGGCTGTTCGAGCTGCTTGAGGGCGTCCACGGTTGCGTGAACGATGTTGATCGCGTTTGAGGAGCCCAGCGACTTGCTCAGCACGTCGTGGACACCCGCAGCCTCGAGCACCGCACGCACCGGACCACCGGCGATAACACCGGTACCGGGAGCGGCAGGACGCAGGAGCACAACGCCAGCGGCGTCGCGGCCCTCGACCAGGTGCGTGATCGTGCGGCGGATCATCGGGACGCGGAAGAAATTCTTCTTGGCCTCCTCGACACCCTTGGAAATAGCCTGGGGAACTTCCTTGGCCTTTCCGTAGCCGACACCGACGGTGCCCTCACCGTCACCAACCACGACGAGTGCCGTGAAGGAGAAACGACGTCCACCCTTCACAACCTTCGACACGCGGTTGATCGTCACGACGCGCTCGATGTATTCGTTCTTTTCGTTATTGCCACGGCGGTTATCGCGGTCGTTACCGCGACCGGAGCGGCGGTCGCGGCGCTGTTCGCCGTCGCCCGCGCCTCCCTGGCCGTTCCTGTCTCGCTGCTGTGCAGCCATCAGTATTCTCGCTTTCCTTGAGGCTCGTTCACAGCTCGAGTCCGCCCTCACGGGCGGCTTCGGCGACAGCCGCGACGCGGCCGGAGTACTTGTTTCCACCACGGTCAAAGACGACCGACGAAATGCCGGCGTCCTTCGCACGCTCGGCAACGAGCGCGCCAACCTTGCGGGCCTTCTCCACCTTGGTGCCGGCCTGCGAAGCCAGTGCCTCTTCCATGTCGGAAGCAGACACCAGGGTGTGACCGACGGTGTCGTCGATCACCTGAGCAACCATGTGACGGTTGGAACGAGTGACGACCAGGCGGGGCCGTTCGGCCGTGCCCTGAATCTTCTTGCGGAGGCGCTGGTGGCGACGCTTGCGCGCAACAACCTTGCCTTTGCCCTTGATCGAGTAAGCCATCACTTACCAGCCTTTCCGACCTTGCGACGGATCGTCTCGCCCACGTAGTGGATACCCTTGCCCTTGTAGGGTTCAGGCTTCTTCAGCTTGCGGATGCGAGCTGCGGTCTCACCGACGAGCTGCTTGTCGATACCCGACACGGTAAACAGCGTCTGAGATTCAACGGAGAACTCGATACCTTCGGGAGCCTCAACCGGGACGGTGTGCGAGAAACCGAGGGACAGTTCAATGCCCTTGCCCTTGGCAACAACGCGGTAACCGGTACCGGTAATTTCCAGCTGCTTCTTGTATCCCTCTGTCACGCCAATGATCATGTTGGCGATGAGGGTACGGGTGAGGCCATGCAGAGCGCGAGAATCGCGTTCGTCGTTGGGACGCTCAACCAGGATCTGGCCGTCCTCAACCTTAGCGGTGATCGGAGCGGCAATCACGTGGTGAAGTTCGCCCTTGGGGCCCTTGACCTTGACGTCAGAGCCGTTGATGGACACCTCAACGTTTCCGGGGACAGCGATCGGATTCTTACCAATTCGCGACATTATTCAGCCTCCTCATCACCAGACGTAAGCGAGGACTTCCCCGCCTACACCTTTATCGGCTGCCTGACGGTCGGTGAGCAGACCGGAGGACGTGGACAGAATGGCCACGCCCAGGCCGCCGCGGACCTTGGGCAGGTTGGTGGATTTGGCATACACGCGCAGACCCGGCTTAGAAACGCGTTCAAGACCCTCGATGGCGGCTTCACGGTGTGAGCCGTACTTGAGTGTCAGCGTCAGCGTCTTGCCAACACGTGCGTCCTCGACGGAAATGGAGGCAATGTAGCCTTCTTCGACGAGGATCTCGGCGATCGCGTTCTTCAGCTTCGAATACGGCATCGACACCGTATCGTGGTGCGCACGATTCGCATTGCGCAGACGCGTCAGCATGTCTGCGATGGGATCGGTCATTGTCATGGGGTTTCATTCCCCTTCCTCGTCGCGGTTTCTCCGGCGCACCGGGACCTGCGACGTCAGTATTACCAGCTGCTCTTAGTGACTCCGGGGAGTTCGCCACGCAGGGCGAGCTCGCGAAGGCACACGCGGCACAGTCCGAACTTGCGGTACACCGAACGCGGACGACCGCAACGGTTGCACCGGGTGTAGCCGCGCACGCCGAACTTCGGCTGACGAGCGGCTTTGATCTTCAGAGACGTCTTCGCCATGATCAGTCCTCCTTGAAGGGGAAGCCGAGGTGGCGCAGAAGCGCACGCCCCTCTTCATCGGTCGAGGCCGAGGTGACGATCGTGATGTCCATGCCGCGCACTCGGTCAATCGAGTCCTGGTCGATCTCGTGGAACATTGACTGTTCCGTCAGACCGAAGGTGTAGTTTCCGTGTCCATCGAATTGCTTCGGGGACAGGCCACGGAAGTCACGAATACGCGGAAGAGCCGTCGAGAGTAAACGGTCGAGGAACTCCCACATGCGGTCACCGCGCAGCGTCACATGAGCGCCGATCGGCTGGCCCTCACGCAGCTTGAACTGCGCGATGGACTTCTTCGCCTTCGTGGTCATCGGCTTCTGGCCGGTGATCGCGGTGAGATCGCGGATCGCACCTTCAAGAGCTTTGGAGTCGCGCGCAGCTTCTCCAACACCCATGTTGACGACGATCTTCGTCAGTCCACCAACCTGCATGATGTTCTCGTGCTTGAACTCTTCACGCAGCGCGGAACGAATCTCTGAAACGTACTTTTCTTTGAGACGAGGGGCCATTGTCAGATCTCCTTGCCCTGCTCGATACCGCGCTTAGCACCACCGCGGGTCACGCGGACGCGAACCGTACGGGTACGGCCGTCGCGTTCAACGGTGTCCTCACGGAAACCAACGCGGACGCGCTGCTTGGTCTCAGGATCAACCAGAGCAACCTTTGACAGCGAGATCGGTGCTTCGATCGTCTCGATGCCGCCGGTGGATCCCTGGGTCTGGCCCTGACGCACGTGACGTGTCTTGAGGTTCACGCCCTCGACAAGCACCTTCTGCTCGGCCGGGAACACCTTGATGACGCGTCCCTGCTTGCCCTTGTCGCCGGGCTTGAGGGGCTCAAGGCCTTCCTCGAGGCGACGGGCATTGCGCTTCTCCAGTGCCTTCTCATCCGAGGTACGTCCACGAACGACCTCAACAAGATCACCTTTACGGATCTTGGCTGCCATGATCAGATCACCTCCGGTGCGAGGGAGACGATACGCATGAACTTCTTGTCGCGCAGCTCGCGGCCAACCGGGCCGAAGATACGCGTGCCACGCGGCTCGCCGTTCGAGTTGATGATGACGGCCGCGTTCTCATCGAAGCGAATGTAGGAACCGTCAGCGCGGCGGGATTCTTTGCGCGTACGGACGACGACGGCCTTGACGACCTCGCCCTTCTTAACGTTGCCGCCGGGGATCGCATCCTTGACGGTGGCGACGATCGTGTCGCCAACGCCCGCGTAGCGTCGACCCGAGCCACCGAGAACACGGATGGTGAGGATTTCCTTAGCACCAGTGTTATCGGCGACCTTCAGTCGCGACTCCTGCTGAATCATTTCTTTTGACTCCTGTCGTCGAGCCGGTTCTCTGCTGGACTCACCCTAAGGTCAGTCCAGCCGAGCCTTGCCGAACGGATTTTGGTCTGAGGGGCGAAGATCACTTCGCCTTTTCGAGGATCTCCACCAGACGCCAGCGCTTCGTCGCTGACAGCGGGCGGGTCTCCATGATGCGGACGAGATCGCCGATGGCGGCCTCATTGGCCTCATCGTGAACCTTGACCTTCTTGTTCTTGCGCATAACCTTGCCGTAGAGAGCGTGCTTCACACGGTCCTCAATCTGAACGACAATTGTCTTGTCCATCTTGTCGCTGACAACGTAGCCACGACGGACCTTGCGCTCATTGCGCTGGGTTGTTTCAGCCATCTCGGTCACTCCTCAGTGCTCGGGGCGGTGCGGTAGCCAAGCTCCCGTTCGCGCGCAATCGTGTAGATCCGGGCAATGTTACGACGCACGGTCTTCATGCGTCCGTGATCTTCGAGGCTACCGACGGCCTGCGCGAAACGCAGGTTGAATAGCTCGGCTTTTGCCTTCTCGAGTTCTTTGGACAGCTGGGCGTCGTCCATGGCATCGAGGTCGGCGGCGGTCAGACCCTTGTCGGCCATCAGATGTCACCACCCTCTCGGACCACGAAGCGGGTCTTCATTGGGAGCTTGTGCTGGGCGCGGCGCAGAGCCTCGCGAGCGAGTGCCTCATCGACACCACCCAGCTCGAACAGGATTCGTCCCGGCTTGACGGGGGCAACCCACCACTCGGGAGCACCCTTACCGGAACCCATACGGGTTTCGGCGGGCTTCTTGGTCAGCGGGCGGTCCGGGAAGATGTTGATCCACACCTTGCCGCCACGCTTGATGTGACGTGTCACGGCGATACGAGCGGCCTCGATCTGACGGTTCGTGATGTACGCGCCTTCGAGAGCCTGAATTCCGAAATCGCCGAACGCCAGTTCGGTGCCGCCGCTGGCATTGCCTGTGCGGTGGGGACGGTGCTGCTTACGGTACTTTGTCCGACGGGGAATGAGCATTGGGGCTCAGGCCTCCGATCCGGTCTCGGCAGCAGCGGGTGCCTCGGCCTGAGCCTTGGTCTGCTGCTGGGTATTGTCTTGGGTGTTGCGTCCGCCTCGACGAGGTCCGCCACGGCGATCCCCGCGGCGTCCGCCTCGGTTGGCCTGCTCGGCCTGCTGGCGAGCGAACTCACGCTCGGTGATGTCACCCTTGTAGATCCAGACCTTGACGCCAATGCGACCAAAGGTCGTGCGTGCCTCGTGGAATCCGTAGTCGATGTTCGCGCGGAGCGTGTGCAACGGCACGCGACCCTCGCGGTAGAACTCGGAACGGCTCATTTCGGCGCCGCCCAAACGACCGGAGACCTGGACACGAATGCCCTTGGCTCCCGCACGCTGTGCGGACTGAATGCCCTTACGCATCGCGCGCCTAAATGACACGCGGGCGGCGAGCTGCTCGGCGATGCCCTGAGCAACGAGCTGGGCGTTAATGTCGGGGTTCTTCACCTCGAGAATGTTGAGCTGCACCTGCTTGCCGGTGAGCTTCTCAAGGCTCTGACGAAGACGATCTGCCTCAGCTCCACGGCGACCGATGACGATACCGGGGCGAGCGGTGTGCAGGTCGACGCGCACACGGTCACGGGTACGCTCAATGTCAACCTTCGCGATGCCTGCGCGCTCGAGGCTATCGACCAGTGTCTTACGGATCGCGACGTCCTCGGCAACGTAATCCGAGTAGCGCTGACCCTTGGTGGTGGAGTCGGAGAACCAGCGAGACCGGTGGTCAGTGGTGATTCCCAGACGGAACCCAGTGGGGTTAACCTTCTGGCCCATCTCAGTGGTCTCCCTTCTTCTTGTCTTCCTTCGTGCCCACAACGATGGTGATGTGGCTGGACCGCTTGAGGATACGTCCCGCACGGCCCTGGGCCCGAGGGCGGAACCGCTTCATTGTGGGACCTTCATCAACGTAGGCTTCCAGAACCTGGAGATCTGCCTCGTTGAAGGTTTCTCCGGCTAGCTCAGCCTTGACCTTCGAGTTGGCCACGGCACTGAGCAGCACCTTGCGGACATCGGTGGCGACGGCCTGCGGGGCGAACCGCAGAATGTCGGCGGCCTCGAGAGCAGCCTTTCCGCGAACTTCGTTCACGACTCGACGTGCTTTCTGAGGCGTGACGCGAACGTAACGCGCCTGCGCCTTGGCTTCCATGAAATCTGCCTCTTCTTCCGTAGGAGCCGGCTCAGCGCCGACGTCCCTTTCGATCGTCCTTGTCGTGGCTACGGAAAGTACGCGTTGGAGCGAACTCACCGAGCTTGTGGCCCACCATCGACTCAGTGACGAAGACGGGGACATGCTTACGACCGTCGTGCACGGCAATGGTCAGGCCCAGGAAATCCGGGGTGATGACCGAGCGGCGCGACCAAGTTTTAATGACGTTCTTCGAACCCGACTCGTTAGCGGCGTCGACCTTCTTGAGCAGGTGGTCGTCGACGAACGGGCCCTTCTTCAAACTACGTGGCATATTTATCGACTCCTACTTAGCGGTTCTTGCCGGTCTTACGACGGCGAACGATCAGGCGATCGCTCGGCCTATTCGGACGACGGGTACGACCCTCGGGCTTACCCCAGGGGCTGACAGGATGACGGCCACCGGAGGTACGGCCTTCACCACCACCGTGCGGGTGGTCAACCGGGTTCATGACGACGCCACGAACGTGGGGGCGCTTGCCCTTCCACCGCATGCGGCCAGCCTTACCCCAGTTGATGTTGGACTGCTCAGCGTTGCCAACTTCACCGATGGTTGCACGGCAGGTAACTTCCACGTTGCGGATTTCGCCGGAGGGCATACGCAGCTGCGCGTAAGCGCCTTCCTTCGCAACGAGCTGGACCGAGGATCCCGCGGAGCGCGCAATCTTCGCGCCGCCACCGGGCTTAAGCTCAACGGCGTGCACAACGGTACCCAGGGGGATGTTGCGCAGCTGGAGCGAGTTGCCCGGCTTGATGTCGGCGCCAACGCCAGCTTCGATGCGGTCACCCTGCTTGAGGCCCGCCGGGGCGAGGATGTAGCGCTTGGCACCATCGGCGTAGTGCAGGAGAGCAATACGAGCGGTGCGGTTCGGGTCGTACTCAATGTGAGCGACGACCGCGGGAACGCCATCCTTGTCGTGACGACGGAAGTCAATGACGCGGTACTGACGCTTGTGACCGCCACCGCGATGACGCGACGTCACGCGACCATTGGAGTTGCGTCCACCGGTCTTGTGCAGCGGCCGCAGCAGAGACTTCTCAGGTTCGCTGCGCGTGATCTCGACAAAGTCGGAGACCGACGAGAAGCGACGACCCGGAGTCGTGGGCTTGTATTTACGGATTCCCATGTCTGTCTATCCCTCCGGGTCTCAGGCCTGATCGCCGAAGATATCGATGGAGCCCTCACGGAGCGTGACAATGGCTCGCTTAACGTCTTTACGCTTGCCCAGCCCGTCACGCGTGCGGTAGGTCTTACCCTTGCGGTTCTGGGTGGCAATGGAACCGACCTTGACACCGAAGATGCGCTCAATCGCGATCTTGATCTCGGTCTTGTTCGCTCGGGGATCAACCTCGAAGGTGTACTTGCCCTGATCCATGAGGACCGAGGACTTTTCCGTCACCACAGGCTTGAGGATGATGTCGCGCGGATTCTTTTCCGCTTCGATCGTGCTCACTTGGTCTCCTCCTTGGTGCCGAGGAAGGCCTCAAAGGCAGCCTGCGTGAAGATCACGTCGTCGGCGTCGAGGACGTCGTACGTGTTCAGCTGGTCCGCCCACAGGACGTGAACCTCGGGGACGTTACGCAAGCTCAGAGCGGTGAGCTCATCGTTGCGATCGATAACGACGAGGACCTGGCGGTCATCGACGATGGCCTTGAGCGACGCGAGAGCAGCCTTGGTCGACGGCTTTTCGCCTTCGATGAGCTGGGTCACGACGTGAATACGATCGGCGCGGGCACGATCAGACAGAGCCGAACGCAGAGCGCCCTGCTTCATCTTCTTCGGGGTGCGCTGATCGTAGGAACGCGGCTGCGGGCCGTGGACAACGCCACCGCCGGTGAAGTGCGGCGCACGGATCGAGCCCTGACGAGCGTTACCGGTGCCCTTCTGGCGGAACGGCTTCTTGCCACCACCGGACACCATGCCGCGCGTCTTAGTTGCGTGCGTGCCCTGGCGTGCCGCAGCAAGCTGAGCGACAACAACCTGGTGCATCAGCGGAATGTTGGTTGGAACGTCGAAAATCTCGGCGGGCAGCTCAACCGAAGCTGTCTTCTGACCGGCGATATCGACAACGTCGACGGTACGAACGTCAGACATGATCACGCACCCTTCACTGAGGAGCGAACGAGGACCACGCCGTTCTTGGGACCCGGGATGGCGCCGCTGATGAGCAGCAGGCCTTTCTCGGTGTCGACGGCCTGGACCTTGAGGTTCTGAACGGTCCGGCGCACGTTACCCATGCGACCAGCCATACGCAGGCCCTTGAAGATGCGACCGGGGGTCGCGCAGGCGCCGATAGAGCCGGGCTTGCGGTGGTTGCGGTGTGCACCGTGGGAGGCGGAAACGCCGGCGAAGCCGTGACGCTTCATGACGCCGGCGAAGCCCTTGCCCTTGGTGTTGCCGGAAACGTCAACACTCTGACCGGCCTCGAAGATGTCCGCATTGAGTTCCTGGCCGAGCTCGAAAGAGTCAGCCGCGGAGGTGCGAACCTCAGTGAGGTGACGGCGAGGCGCGACGCCAGCCTTTGCGAAATGGCCCGCGAGGGGCTTGGTGACCTTGCGCGCATCGATTTCTTCGAAACCGATCTGAACAGCGGTGTAGCCGTCAGTCTCTTCTGTGCGCAGCTGCGTCACAACGTTGGTGCCGACCTGCACGACAGTGAGGGGCACGAGGCGGCCTTCGGCATCCCACACCTGGGTCATGCCGAGCTTGCGGCCGAGCAGCGCCTTAACAGGCGCGCCAGCGTGCTGCTTATTGTCAGTTGTCATTGCAGAAGTCCTCAGAGCTTGATCTCGATGTTGACGTCCGCCGGCAGATCGAGACGCATGAGCGAGTCGACGGCCTTGGGCGTCGGGTCGATGATGTCGATAAGCCGCTTGTGAGTGCGCATTTCAAAGTGCTCGCGGCTGTCCTTGTACTTGTGGGGCGACCGAATGACGACAAACACGTTCTTTTCGGTCGGCAGCGGCACCGGGCCCACGACTGTGGCGCCCGCACGCTGCACGGTGTCCACGATCTTGCGCGCGGAGCTATCGATGACCTCGTGGTCATACGACTTGAGCCGGATGCGGATCTTCTGTCCCGCCATGCCGTCTTACCTCTTCTCGTACAGATTCGTCACCGGTCCCCGCTACGTCATGTGCCGTTTGGCTCACCTATTCGCGGTTCCCCCGTCTGTCGGGAGGCGGACCGTTGTCTTGTCTAAAGATCTTGGGCGGAATGCCCGTGTCAACCGGTCGGGTGACCGGATAACAATGCCTCGCGTGCGCGAGGCAACCGTGCCAGTCTTCCAGATTCATACGCACTCAGACAAGTGCGTCACTCACATTGAGCGTGTGAATCGTCCAACAGGCCGATCTGGATCTCTTGCTACCGGGTTCATCACCACTGAGGCGTTGATTCCCTTTGTAGCACCGGGTAAATACACTACCCCGCGCTCGGGCGTGTCGCAAAATCCTGTGGATGTGAGACTCGCCTTATTCGGTGCGTCACTGTGCTTTTATCGCCTTGCTTAAGACTCCCAGGCGAGGTCACGTGTATTCAGCCAGCACCCACTGTGGTGGCCGACTACGTCACAACGAATAGATTCATTGCGACACAAACGGCGAAAAAGCAGCCTTATGAGCCTATTTCAAGCCAAAAACGTCACACTGCAAAAATTCATTGCTACGCCGGCGGCTCTCAAGCATCGAATGTCAGGCAAACACAAAGGGACCCCAGTCCGAAGACTGGGGTCCCTCATGTGTGAGATCAGCGGGTCTGAGACCCTACCGGATCACTTGGAGATTTCGGTCACACGACCGGAACCAACGGTGCGGCCACCCTCACGGATAGCGAAACCGAGGCCCGGCTCCATAGCGATCGGCTGGATGAGCTCGACGGAGATTTCCGTGGTGTCGCCAGGCATGACCATGTCGGTGCCCTCGGGGAGGGTGATGACGCCGGTCACGTCGGTTGTACGGAAGTAGAACTGCGGACGGTAGTTCGAGAAGAACGGGTTGTGACGGCCACCCTCGTCCTTCTTGAGGATGTAGACCTGGCCGGTGAACTCCGTGTGAGGAGTGATCGAACCGGGGACAGCCACAACCTGGCCGCGCTCAACTTCGTCACGCTTGGTGCCGCGCAGCAGCAGACCACAGTTCTCGCCTGCCCATGCTTCGTCCATCGACTTGTGGAACATCTCGATACCGGTGACGGTGGTCTTCTGAGGCTCGCGGATACCGAGGATCTCGACCTCGGAGTTGATGGCGAGCTTGCCACGCTCAACACGGCCGGTGACAACGGTGCCACGACCGGTGATGGTGAAGACGTCCTCGATCGGCATGAGGAACGGCTTGTCCATGTCGCGCTCGGGGGTCGGGACGAACTCGTCCACAGCGTCCATGAGCTCTTCGACCTTCTTGGTCCACTCGGGGTCACCCTCAAGAGCCTTGAGAGCGGAAACCTGAATGATCGGAGCTTCACGATCGAAGCCCTGGGACTCGAGCAGGTCGCGGCATTCTTCCTCAACGAGCTCCAGCATTTCCTCATCGTCGACCATGTCGGACTTGTTGAGGGCAATGAGGATCGTCGGAACGCCAACCTGGCGAGCAAGCAGAACGTGCTCGCGGGTCTGCGCCATCGGGCCGTCGGTGGCGGCGACAACGAGGATCGCGCCGTCCATCTGAGCAGCACCGGTGATCATGTTCTTCACGTAGTCAGCGTGACCGGGGGCGTCAACGTGTGCGTAGTGACGCTGCTCGGTCTGGTACTCAACGTGAGAAACGTTAATGGTGATACCGCGGTCGCGCTCCTCAGGAGCGTTGTCGACCTGGTCGAACGGCGTGTAGTCGTTCAGCTCGGGGTACTTGTCGTGCAGCACCTTGGTAATTGCAGCGGTAAGCGTCGTCTTGCCGTGGTCAACGTGACCGATCGTGCCGATGTTGACGTGCGGCTTGGTGCGCTCGAATTTGGCCTTCGCCACTTGTGTCCTCCTGGACTCGGGTAGATTTCTCAGCCTTTGGCTAGGTGTCACTCTAACACCCACTAGGGCCTGAGACCTACAGGGATTTTATTGGTGTGAGGCGGCTCGCTTCATCGCCGTAGTCTGAGCTGCGGAACAGACTCAGCGAGCCAACCCCGGTGGGACTCAAGCGCCCCGAGACTTTCCAACGATTTCGTCGGCAACGTTGCGCGGAACCTCAGCGTAGGAGTCGAACTCCATTGAGTAAACCGCGCGGCCCTGCGTCTTGGAACGCAGGTCGCCGACGTAACCGAACATTTCTGACAGCGGCACCTGCGCCTTGACAACGCGGACACCGTGCTGCTCATCCATCGAAGAAATTGAACCACGACGGGAGTTCAGATCGCCAATGACATCACCCATGTACTCTTCGGGAGTACGAACCTCAACGGCCATGATCGGCTCGAGGAGAACGGGGCTTGCCTTCTTCGCGGCCTCGCGGAAGGCCATCGACCCGGCAACCTTGAACGCCATTTCCGAAGAGTCAACCTCGTGGTAGGCGCCGTCAAGCAGCGTCGCCTTGATGTCAACCATCGGGTAGCCGGCAAGAACACCGGACTGCATGGCGTCTTGAATACCCGCGTTGACAGACGGAATGTACTCGCGAGGAACGCGGCCACCGGTGACCTTGTCCTCGAATTCGTACTCTTCCTCAGAGTCGGCGGGAATCGGCTCGAGCGCGATGATGACGCGCGCGAACTGACCGGAACCACCGGTCTGCTTCTTGTGGGTGTACTCGTACTTGTCAACCGTCTTGCGGATGGTCTCACGGTAGGCAACCATCGGAGCGCCGACGTTCGCCTCAACCTTGAACTCGCGACGCATACGGTCAACGATGATGTCGAGGTGAAGCTCACCCATACCACCGATGATCGTCTGGCCGGTTTCCGGATCCAGCTCAACGGTGAAGGTTGGGTCCTCTTCGGCCAGCTTCTGGATCGCGACGCCCATCTTCTCCTGGTCAGCCTTTGACTTCGGCTCAACCGCAACCTGGATCACAGGCTTGGGGAAGGTCATGGATTCGAGGACGATCGGCTTGTCCTGTGCACACAGGGTGTCACCTGTCGTCGTGTCCTTGAGGCCGATAACCGCGTAGATGTGACCCGCGTGGGCAGCATCAACCGGGTTCTCCTTGTTGGAGTGCATCTGGAAGATCTTCCCGATACGCTCTTTCTTGCCCTTGGTGGAGTTGAGAACCTGGGCGCCCGACTCCATCTTGCCGGAGTACACGCGGACGAATGTCAGCTTGCCGTAGAACGGGTGCGCGGCGATCTTGAAGGCAAGGGCCGACAGCGGCTCGTTCTCATCAGGCTTACGAGTCTCGGTTTCTTCTTCGGTATCTGAACCGGGCAGGAAGCCCTTGACATCACCGATGTCGAGCGGGGTCGGCAGGAAGTCAACAACCGCATCGAGCACGGGCTGAACACCCATGTTCCGCAGGGCGGTACCGCAGTAAACGGGGAACGCCTGACCGGAAACCGTCAGAGCACGGATGCCTTCCTTGATCTGGTCGATGGTGAGTTCACCGTTCTCAAGG from Schaalia sp. ZJ405 includes the following:
- the rplW gene encoding 50S ribosomal protein L23 codes for the protein MSTIEAEKNPRDIILKPVVTEKSSVLMDQGKYTFEVDPRANKTEIKIAIERIFGVKVGSIATQNRKGKTYRTRDGLGKRKDVKRAIVTLREGSIDIFGDQA
- the rplD gene encoding 50S ribosomal protein L4; this encodes MSDVRTVDVVDIAGQKTASVELPAEIFDVPTNIPLMHQVVVAQLAAARQGTHATKTRGMVSGGGKKPFRQKGTGNARQGSIRAPHFTGGGVVHGPQPRSYDQRTPKKMKQGALRSALSDRARADRIHVVTQLIEGEKPSTKAALASLKAIVDDRQVLVVIDRNDELTALSLRNVPEVHVLWADQLNTYDVLDADDVIFTQAAFEAFLGTKEETK
- the rplC gene encoding 50S ribosomal protein L3, whose amino-acid sequence is MTTDNKQHAGAPVKALLGRKLGMTQVWDAEGRLVPLTVVQVGTNVVTQLRTEETDGYTAVQIGFEEIDARKVTKPLAGHFAKAGVAPRRHLTEVRTSAADSFELGQELNADIFEAGQSVDVSGNTKGKGFAGVMKRHGFAGVSASHGAHRNHRKPGSIGACATPGRIFKGLRMAGRMGNVRRTVQNLKVQAVDTEKGLLLISGAIPGPKNGVVLVRSSVKGA
- the rpsJ gene encoding 30S ribosomal protein S10, with the protein product MAGQKIRIRLKSYDHEVIDSSARKIVDTVQRAGATVVGPVPLPTEKNVFVVIRSPHKYKDSREHFEMRTHKRLIDIIDPTPKAVDSLMRLDLPADVNIEIKL
- the tuf gene encoding elongation factor Tu, producing the protein MAKAKFERTKPHVNIGTIGHVDHGKTTLTAAITKVLHDKYPELNDYTPFDQVDNAPEERDRGITINVSHVEYQTEQRHYAHVDAPGHADYVKNMITGAAQMDGAILVVAATDGPMAQTREHVLLARQVGVPTILIALNKSDMVDDEEMLELVEEECRDLLESQGFDREAPIIQVSALKALEGDPEWTKKVEELMDAVDEFVPTPERDMDKPFLMPIEDVFTITGRGTVVTGRVERGKLAINSEVEILGIREPQKTTVTGIEMFHKSMDEAWAGENCGLLLRGTKRDEVERGQVVAVPGSITPHTEFTGQVYILKKDEGGRHNPFFSNYRPQFYFRTTDVTGVITLPEGTDMVMPGDTTEISVELIQPIAMEPGLGFAIREGGRTVGSGRVTEISK
- the fusA gene encoding elongation factor G; translated protein: MAQEVLTDLNKVRNIGIMAHIDAGKTTVTERILFYTGINYKLGETHDGASTTDWMEQEKERGITITSAAVTSFWKGNQINIIDTPGHVDFTVEVERSLRVLDGAVAVFDGKEGVEPQSETVWRQADKYGVPRICFINKMDKMGADFFFSVSTIKDRLHATPIVMQVPMGAENDFVGNIDLLTMEALTYPAKDDKGQPTLGSLVVRGPIPEEYQAQAEEYREALIEAAAEGSDELTEAYLENGELTIDQIKEGIRALTVSGQAFPVYCGTALRNMGVQPVLDAVVDFLPTPLDIGDVKGFLPGSDTEEETETRKPDENEPLSALAFKIAAHPFYGKLTFVRVYSGKMESGAQVLNSTKGKKERIGKIFQMHSNKENPVDAAHAGHIYAVIGLKDTTTGDTLCAQDKPIVLESMTFPKPVIQVAVEPKSKADQEKMGVAIQKLAEEDPTFTVELDPETGQTIIGGMGELHLDIIVDRMRREFKVEANVGAPMVAYRETIRKTVDKYEYTHKKQTGGSGQFARVIIALEPIPADSEEEYEFEDKVTGGRVPREYIPSVNAGIQDAMQSGVLAGYPMVDIKATLLDGAYHEVDSSEMAFKVAGSMAFREAAKKASPVLLEPIMAVEVRTPEEYMGDVIGDLNSRRGSISSMDEQHGVRVVKAQVPLSEMFGYVGDLRSKTQGRAVYSMEFDSYAEVPRNVADEIVGKSRGA